One part of the Nostoc sp. PCC 7120 = FACHB-418 genome encodes these proteins:
- a CDS encoding BlaI/MecI/CopY family transcriptional regulator — protein sequence MAPLPDYRPKQMSVGPLEAEILNIVWEVGSATVKDVHDRILADPNRELAYTSVTTVLRRLTDKGWLACDKKGRAFYWRPLLSKQQAQVIKAHDQLHSFLAVGNPDVVAAFADSLDEAASEQIEAIAKRIQAARQAREEQ from the coding sequence ATGGCTCCTTTACCCGACTATCGTCCTAAACAAATGTCTGTAGGCCCTTTGGAAGCAGAAATTTTAAATATTGTCTGGGAAGTAGGTTCAGCTACCGTCAAAGATGTCCACGATCGCATTCTGGCTGACCCTAACCGCGAATTAGCTTATACTTCCGTGACTACAGTGTTACGTCGCCTCACAGACAAAGGTTGGTTAGCTTGTGATAAAAAAGGGCGGGCATTTTATTGGCGGCCATTACTATCAAAACAACAAGCCCAGGTAATTAAAGCCCACGATCAATTACATAGCTTTCTAGCAGTGGGTAACCCTGATGTAGTGGCAGCTTTTGCTGATAGCCTTGATGAAGCAGCTAGCGAACAAATAGAAGCGATCGCCAAACGTATTCAAGCTGCGCGCCAAGCCAGGGAGGAACAATGA
- a CDS encoding sensor histidine kinase — MYEWILPSLSEVLAEGQGTVAECSPTKAERQWRMSLAATEHLLINSLVAVGSEALQGLVLAAPAPLFSQPILTQNLQTITFTARPFNPLALMPFQMPSAIASTESKTALCEPVLPLLPADPLASEQFCLIFTDKFRLVLVLATHKNGKKAFSFSFEPEIVQQAWRSLGARVMLTNPDLFTELDSLVQQYPAIAPDYLTVLQFSQFLLQELPEEETRDWGLGRSRGGEEQGNRVEEIPYPQCPIPNVQCPIPNPPSIKPDVELLQAFAHEVRTPLTTIRTMTRLLLKRRDLPANVMNRLEIIDHECTEQIDRMELLFKAAELETSTSGKSANPHLTAMSLDQVLQQSIPRWQQAAERRNLTLDVVLPQQLPTVVSNPNMLDRVLTGLMENFTRSLPAGSHIQVQVIPAGDQLKLQLSPHTHCKDSNKASAPVTPPIRKALGQLLMFQPETGTISLNIAATKHLFQAIGGKLIVRQRPHYGEVLTIFLPLEVSNKQNLTIKR; from the coding sequence GTGTACGAATGGATATTGCCAAGTCTGAGTGAAGTTTTAGCCGAAGGTCAGGGAACTGTGGCTGAATGCTCACCAACCAAAGCAGAGCGACAGTGGCGCATGAGTCTAGCCGCGACAGAACATTTGCTCATTAACAGTTTAGTTGCTGTTGGATCTGAGGCGCTTCAAGGATTAGTTTTAGCTGCACCTGCACCCCTCTTTAGTCAACCTATCCTCACTCAAAACTTACAGACGATTACTTTTACAGCCAGGCCGTTTAACCCTTTGGCATTGATGCCATTTCAAATGCCAAGTGCGATCGCCTCTACAGAGTCAAAAACTGCCCTTTGTGAGCCTGTATTACCTTTACTACCTGCCGATCCTTTGGCATCTGAGCAATTTTGTTTAATATTTACAGATAAATTTAGATTAGTTTTAGTTCTCGCCACACATAAAAACGGTAAAAAAGCTTTCTCGTTTTCCTTTGAGCCAGAGATAGTCCAGCAGGCTTGGCGATCGCTAGGCGCGCGGGTAATGCTGACTAATCCTGATTTGTTCACGGAGTTGGATAGTTTAGTACAACAGTATCCAGCGATCGCACCTGATTACCTGACAGTACTCCAGTTTAGCCAATTTTTACTCCAAGAATTACCAGAGGAAGAAACTAGAGATTGGGGATTAGGAAGAAGCCGGGGAGGAGAGGAGCAAGGTAACAGAGTAGAGGAAATTCCCTATCCTCAATGTCCCATACCTAATGTCCAATGTCCCATACCTAATCCTCCATCAATCAAACCTGATGTAGAATTATTGCAAGCTTTTGCTCACGAAGTCCGTACACCGTTGACTACTATTCGTACTATGACTCGTCTGCTGCTGAAGCGGCGTGATTTACCAGCCAATGTGATGAATCGTCTAGAAATTATCGATCATGAGTGTACTGAGCAAATTGATCGCATGGAGTTGCTATTTAAAGCAGCAGAACTAGAAACATCTACTTCCGGGAAATCTGCGAATCCTCATTTAACAGCAATGTCTTTGGATCAAGTGTTGCAACAAAGTATCCCTCGTTGGCAACAAGCAGCCGAACGGCGAAACTTGACCCTAGATGTAGTTTTACCCCAACAATTACCCACTGTGGTGAGCAATCCTAATATGCTGGATCGTGTACTTACAGGGTTGATGGAGAATTTTACCCGCAGTTTACCAGCCGGGAGCCATATTCAAGTACAAGTGATTCCGGCAGGAGATCAATTAAAGTTACAATTGTCTCCTCACACTCACTGCAAAGATAGCAATAAAGCCAGCGCACCAGTTACACCACCCATCCGTAAAGCTTTGGGACAATTACTCATGTTCCAACCAGAAACAGGCACAATTAGTTTAAATATCGCTGCTACCAAGCACTTATTTCAAGCGATCGGTGGTAAGTTAATCGTCCGCCAACGCCCACACTACGGCGAAGTATTAACTATTTTCTTACCGCTAGAAGTCAGTAACAAGCAAAACTTAACTATAAAGAGGTAA
- a CDS encoding helix-turn-helix transcriptional regulator yields the protein MLEILTKEQYDEVVEGSLQMLQAVDPSQSFDFVYKWESHFTRTSYQEVQLRPGLSLEIFDKTQYRQVNIQNNHDEEYPLIAKFYLAGNHSVICPGIAGVREKYQETGGNNYLFYLPDIEEIEQYFAGDRYYIIRIIFDINFLRNFVTGLTPVPNQLQPLLESDHPPRFHLPVGKITPTMQTILSQLLNAPYQGMVQRIYLESKVLELLALQLAQILETEQNRQTLINLKASDIERIYHAKDILISQYDNPPTLLDLARRVGVNDNKLKLGFREVFGTTVFGYLHNYRMEMAQMLLQEGKQSVAEVASHVGYSNPGHFAAAFKRKFGMSPKVCRLGRKTA from the coding sequence ATGTTGGAAATTCTGACGAAAGAACAATACGATGAAGTTGTAGAAGGCAGCTTGCAGATGTTACAGGCTGTAGATCCTAGTCAGTCCTTCGACTTTGTATATAAATGGGAAAGTCACTTTACTCGTACTTCCTATCAGGAAGTGCAGCTACGCCCAGGATTATCTCTAGAAATTTTTGATAAAACTCAATATCGCCAAGTAAATATTCAAAATAATCATGACGAAGAATATCCACTAATCGCAAAATTTTATCTAGCTGGAAATCATAGTGTAATTTGCCCTGGTATTGCAGGAGTTAGGGAAAAATATCAAGAAACAGGAGGCAATAATTATTTATTTTACTTACCAGATATTGAAGAAATCGAGCAATATTTTGCAGGCGATCGCTATTATATAATCAGAATTATTTTTGACATCAATTTCCTCAGAAATTTTGTTACTGGGTTGACACCTGTTCCCAATCAATTGCAACCTTTGCTAGAAAGTGATCATCCACCGCGTTTTCATCTGCCTGTGGGTAAAATCACGCCCACCATGCAAACTATACTATCACAGCTTTTAAATGCACCCTATCAAGGTATGGTGCAACGCATTTATCTAGAAAGCAAGGTGCTGGAACTGCTGGCTTTGCAATTAGCGCAAATATTGGAAACTGAACAAAATCGCCAAACTTTAATTAACCTCAAAGCCTCTGACATTGAAAGAATTTATCACGCCAAAGACATTTTAATTAGTCAATATGATAATCCGCCGACACTGCTAGATTTAGCCAGAAGAGTAGGTGTCAATGACAATAAATTAAAATTAGGTTTTCGGGAAGTCTTTGGTACAACAGTCTTTGGCTACTTACATAACTACCGCATGGAAATGGCGCAAATGCTTTTACAGGAAGGTAAACAAAGTGTAGCTGAGGTAGCATCTCATGTGGGATATTCTAACCCAGGGCATTTTGCAGCCGCATTCAAGCGGAAATTTGGCATGAGTCCGAAAGTGTGTAGATTAGGAAGAAAAACGGCTTAA
- a CDS encoding Rpn family recombination-promoting nuclease/putative transposase — MRRDSIFYKLFQQSPSLLFQLLTNPPENADEYKFDSVAVKEPKFEIDGVFLPPESANPGTVYFCEVQFQEDKRLYERLFAESHLYFYRNRNRFNDLHIVIIYPSRSIEQDEVRPFRSLLNGDQVNRIYLDELGDIRSLPVWVALMVLTTLEENRATEEARYLLARSQQEVPQGENRAIIDLLTTIMVYKFEGKSQREVEEMLGITLQETRVYREIREVEARSLILRQLNRRVGELPQEVRSRIESLPLEQLENLGEALLDFTSMADLDAWLSGLDANS; from the coding sequence ATGCGCCGAGATTCGATATTTTATAAGCTGTTTCAACAATCACCAAGTTTATTATTTCAACTATTGACAAACCCGCCAGAAAATGCAGATGAATATAAATTTGATTCTGTAGCAGTCAAAGAACCTAAATTTGAAATTGATGGTGTATTTTTGCCGCCCGAAAGCGCAAATCCGGGTACAGTTTATTTCTGTGAGGTGCAGTTCCAGGAAGATAAAAGGCTTTACGAACGATTATTTGCGGAATCTCACTTATATTTTTATCGTAACCGGAATAGATTTAATGACCTACATATAGTCATTATCTACCCATCCCGCAGCATCGAACAAGATGAAGTTCGTCCTTTTCGGAGTCTGTTGAATGGAGACCAGGTAAATCGCATATATTTAGATGAGTTGGGTGATATTCGTTCTTTACCTGTGTGGGTTGCATTGATGGTTTTAACTACCCTGGAAGAAAATCGTGCAACCGAAGAAGCTAGGTATTTGCTAGCTAGGAGTCAGCAGGAAGTACCTCAAGGTGAAAATCGTGCCATCATAGATTTATTAACAACGATTATGGTGTACAAGTTTGAAGGCAAGAGTCAACGTGAGGTAGAAGAGATGTTAGGAATTACACTGCAAGAAACGCGGGTTTATAGAGAAATTAGGGAAGTAGAAGCGCGATCGCTGATTTTGCGTCAATTAAATCGTCGTGTAGGGGAGTTACCGCAGGAAGTGCGATCGCGTATCGAATCCCTTCCCTTAGAACAATTGGAAAATCTCGGTGAAGCGTTGCTTGATTTTACCAGCATGGCTGATTTAGATGCTTGGTTGTCGGGGTTGGATGCTAATTCTTAA
- a CDS encoding DUF4231 domain-containing protein, with protein MITSDITSLEQQPQREISSGLETLSSLAGQKTLFILKLFEYLLAAAFVCAGIVLTVYADNKNLLISGIIALTILSFLFLFNRQLFQDSQNTAYRYSISKKAELYSYLLSNNNSVFDSNQIVPAREKALQYCQDLIDDYKKARNLSRNLYYVLQISTVILSGITPILVLVDKLEAGQAWLKWLPVICPAIASIVASIVTSFPFQKNWVAANTTLELLEAEQEKFILGVTPAYRCYDLSDISQQQQKASQSIEQFIVQVNNIHLQQVQQASEIQQEKKESEKTNNNNSETDDRT; from the coding sequence ATGATTACTTCCGACATCACTAGTCTTGAACAGCAACCGCAAAGAGAAATTTCCTCCGGCTTAGAAACCCTCTCCTCCTTAGCTGGGCAGAAAACATTATTCATCCTCAAACTATTTGAATATTTGTTAGCAGCAGCTTTTGTTTGCGCTGGTATCGTCCTCACCGTTTATGCAGATAACAAAAACTTGCTAATTAGTGGAATCATTGCTTTAACGATTCTGAGTTTCTTGTTTCTGTTCAACAGACAATTATTTCAGGACTCACAAAATACTGCTTATCGGTATAGTATTAGCAAAAAAGCAGAACTTTACAGTTATTTATTAAGTAATAATAATTCTGTTTTTGATAGTAATCAGATAGTTCCTGCCAGAGAAAAAGCTTTGCAGTATTGCCAAGATTTGATTGACGATTATAAAAAGGCTCGTAACCTTTCCCGAAATCTTTATTATGTTCTGCAAATTTCCACTGTTATTTTATCAGGAATTACCCCGATTTTAGTTTTGGTAGATAAACTAGAAGCAGGACAAGCTTGGCTGAAATGGCTACCTGTAATTTGTCCTGCTATTGCCTCAATAGTTGCGAGTATTGTCACCTCATTTCCTTTCCAAAAAAATTGGGTAGCAGCTAACACAACTTTGGAATTATTAGAGGCTGAACAAGAAAAATTCATTTTGGGAGTGACACCAGCTTATCGTTGCTATGATTTGTCTGACATTAGCCAGCAGCAACAAAAAGCCAGCCAGTCCATAGAACAATTTATTGTACAGGTAAATAATATTCATCTCCAACAAGTACAGCAAGCTAGTGAAATTCAGCAAGAGAAGAAAGAATCGGAAAAAACTAACAATAATAATTCTGAGACAGATGACAGGACTTAA
- a CDS encoding DUF4351 domain-containing protein: MLEAYFPQAMKFFFPQTAPLINWERPYEFLDKEFQQIAREAEQGRRYADKLVKVWQLQGEEVWLLIHVEIQAKPEDDFAERMFSYNLRIFDKFGQPAISLAILCDADSTWRPNQYSYNYPDCSLDFRFGSVKLLDYQNRWAELEASDNPFATVLMAHLKTQQTTKQPGERKAWKFSLIRRLYAQGLQERDIRNLYRFIDWVMILPKALEAEFWQEFKQFEQERTMSYITTGERIGYERGKEEGQLKQAQALVLRLLQKRVGDLPAEVREQIQSLSLEQLATLGEALLDFSAISDLFNWLDANHANDNHGVQA, from the coding sequence ATTTTAGAAGCCTACTTTCCCCAAGCAATGAAGTTTTTCTTCCCCCAAACAGCCCCACTAATTAACTGGGAACGTCCCTATGAATTTCTCGACAAGGAATTTCAACAAATAGCCAGGGAAGCGGAACAGGGTAGAAGATACGCCGATAAATTAGTCAAAGTTTGGCAACTTCAAGGAGAGGAAGTTTGGTTATTGATTCATGTAGAAATCCAAGCCAAACCAGAAGATGACTTTGCCGAAAGGATGTTTTCTTATAACCTGCGAATCTTTGACAAATTTGGTCAACCCGCCATCAGTCTAGCAATTTTGTGTGATGCTGACTCAACTTGGCGACCAAATCAATACAGTTACAATTATCCTGACTGTAGTTTGGACTTTCGATTTGGTAGTGTCAAGCTACTCGATTATCAAAATCGATGGGCAGAATTAGAAGCTAGCGATAATCCTTTTGCTACGGTGTTAATGGCACATTTAAAGACACAGCAAACCACTAAGCAACCAGGAGAACGCAAAGCATGGAAATTTAGCTTAATTCGGCGACTGTACGCACAAGGACTACAAGAAAGGGATATTCGTAACCTTTATCGTTTTATTGATTGGGTTATGATTTTACCAAAAGCGTTAGAAGCAGAATTTTGGCAAGAGTTTAAACAATTTGAGCAGGAGCGTACCATGAGTTACATTACCACAGGTGAGCGCATTGGCTACGAGCGTGGCAAAGAAGAAGGGCAACTAAAACAAGCGCAAGCACTTGTACTACGGTTACTGCAAAAACGGGTGGGAGATTTACCCGCAGAAGTTCGGGAACAGATTCAAAGTCTTTCTCTAGAACAGTTGGCAACACTGGGTGAGGCTTTATTAGATTTTAGTGCGATCTCTGACTTATTCAACTGGCTAGACGCAAATCACGCTAATGATAATCATGGTGTACAAGCTTGA
- a CDS encoding TonB-dependent receptor plug domain-containing protein: MKFWQFSTNCNFRLLVILSGCLSALVIQPGWAQGKSRLPTSPPTTKVEDKGLPIPQLSEIELPATSAKLLVQQPAPINTNPPSQDEQQGSVAITGVKANPTDKGVEVILETTAGDKLQVANRSTGNNFIVDVAGGQLRLPNGDAFTFKSEKPIEGITEITATNIDVNTVRVTVVGEKALPAVELFDDDTGLIFAVASKAISAQTPETPTEEKPAEEKPEEQPAAQQDDPIELVVTGEADSYGVPNASTATRTDTPLRDIPQSIQVVPQEVLRDRKVRSVNEAVQTVSGVVDGGTIYGAPSGIKTIRGFTQGFAVGGTENLRNGVPDADYIDIVPIGTIEQVEVLKGPASVLFGGVEPGGVINTITKQPLGEPYYQIAFEAGNYGYYQPSIDLSGPLTADKTVLYRLIAGYEHSNNIQTPFPPIGWKYELQELAQILGKETVSQQLIDRSSQRIEQLKQALGDRRHTLTVSVVATGEGIFWGYGQKHYSGTILEEIGLQRPRSQMGDLFYLENISEEMLSDIDGDVLFFTLWGNRAKTTLDKLQRRPLWQQLNAVQRNQVYFVGEHWHEPDIFAINAILDDLEKYLINSQKNQCDRISCRLGET; this comes from the coding sequence ATGAAATTTTGGCAATTTTCTACTAATTGTAATTTCAGACTATTAGTAATTTTATCAGGATGTTTGAGTGCTTTGGTAATCCAGCCAGGATGGGCGCAGGGAAAATCTCGCCTTCCCACTTCTCCCCCTACAACAAAAGTGGAAGATAAAGGGTTGCCAATTCCCCAACTCAGCGAAATAGAACTTCCTGCAACTAGCGCAAAATTATTAGTACAGCAACCCGCACCCATTAACACCAACCCCCCTTCCCAAGATGAGCAACAGGGGAGTGTCGCAATTACGGGAGTCAAAGCCAATCCCACAGATAAAGGTGTGGAGGTAATTTTAGAGACAACCGCAGGAGATAAACTGCAAGTTGCTAACCGCAGTACGGGGAATAATTTTATCGTTGATGTGGCTGGTGGGCAATTACGTTTACCCAATGGGGATGCTTTCACGTTTAAGTCAGAAAAGCCCATCGAGGGAATTACCGAAATTACAGCTACAAATATTGATGTGAATACCGTGCGGGTAACGGTGGTTGGAGAGAAAGCCTTACCTGCGGTTGAGTTATTTGATGATGATACGGGGTTGATTTTTGCAGTTGCATCGAAAGCCATATCTGCACAAACCCCGGAAACACCAACCGAAGAAAAACCAGCAGAAGAGAAACCGGAAGAACAACCCGCAGCGCAGCAGGATGACCCAATTGAGTTGGTGGTGACGGGGGAAGCAGATAGTTATGGCGTACCGAATGCAAGTACAGCGACGCGGACGGATACGCCATTGCGGGATATTCCCCAATCGATTCAGGTTGTACCCCAGGAAGTATTGCGCGATCGCAAGGTCAGAAGCGTGAATGAGGCAGTGCAAACAGTCAGTGGTGTTGTTGACGGTGGAACCATTTATGGTGCGCCTTCAGGAATTAAGACTATTCGAGGATTCACTCAAGGATTTGCAGTGGGAGGCACCGAAAACTTACGCAACGGGGTTCCTGATGCGGATTATATTGACATTGTTCCCATCGGAACGATCGAGCAAGTGGAAGTTCTCAAAGGACCCGCTTCAGTTCTATTCGGAGGTGTGGAACCTGGTGGAGTAATTAACACCATTACGAAGCAACCTCTGGGTGAACCCTATTACCAAATTGCGTTTGAGGCAGGAAATTACGGATACTATCAGCCTAGCATCGATCTATCAGGCCCTCTCACCGCAGATAAGACTGTACTTTATCGCTTGATTGCGGGCTACGAACATTCTAATAATATCCAAACTCCTTTTCCTCCCATTGGTTGGAAGTATGAACTACAAGAACTTGCTCAGATTTTAGGCAAAGAAACAGTGAGTCAGCAGCTTATTGATCGCTCTTCGCAACGGATTGAACAACTCAAGCAAGCACTGGGTGATCGTCGCCATACCCTTACGGTTTCTGTCGTAGCCACTGGAGAAGGTATATTCTGGGGGTATGGGCAAAAGCATTATTCAGGGACGATTCTGGAAGAAATTGGTCTGCAACGTCCGCGATCGCAAATGGGAGATTTGTTTTACCTAGAAAATATTTCGGAAGAGATGTTATCTGATATTGATGGCGATGTTCTCTTTTTTACGCTTTGGGGAAATCGAGCCAAGACAACCTTAGATAAGCTTCAGCGTAGACCCCTATGGCAACAGCTAAATGCTGTTCAACGCAATCAGGTCTATTTTGTCGGTGAACATTGGCATGAACCCGATATTTTCGCGATTAATGCGATCCTGGATGATCTCGAAAAGTACCTTATCAATTCTCAAAAAAACCAGTGCGATCGCATATCTTGTAGGTTGGGTGAAACGTAG
- a CDS encoding M56 family metallopeptidase, translating to MHLLMILTALVVSWIFRSSWTNPQDNWDARWQRTLFFFLFPPLLILMTAIALLFMGPQGKMGGLYTGWFSYALALTFLGIFSCLFATLAIQGWRSLQSARHCPLVHLEGKQVRLLNTAALFAGQIGFWQPELVVSQGLLQTLSPNHVESVLAHEQGHFYYRDTFWFFWLGWVRSCTAWLPNTDALWQELLVLRELRADSYAASQVDPLLLAESLLLVVSNGSVFSQSEICCAALGDSVGDRLEQRIEALLAPPNHTPEAKFPSWHGFILALLPLLTVIFHT from the coding sequence ATGCACTTGCTGATGATTTTGACAGCTTTGGTGGTTTCGTGGATTTTCAGAAGTTCTTGGACTAACCCCCAAGACAATTGGGATGCACGGTGGCAAAGAACATTGTTTTTCTTTCTGTTTCCACCGTTGTTAATTTTGATGACAGCGATCGCTCTCTTATTTATGGGGCCGCAAGGCAAAATGGGAGGACTATATACAGGTTGGTTCAGCTATGCACTAGCTTTAACTTTTCTGGGAATTTTCTCTTGTTTGTTTGCCACACTAGCTATTCAAGGCTGGCGATCACTACAATCCGCCCGCCACTGCCCTTTAGTTCATCTTGAAGGTAAACAAGTCAGGCTACTCAACACAGCAGCCCTATTTGCTGGACAAATTGGTTTCTGGCAACCCGAACTTGTAGTTAGTCAAGGATTACTACAAACGCTGTCTCCCAACCATGTAGAAAGCGTTCTCGCCCACGAACAAGGACATTTTTATTATCGGGACACCTTTTGGTTTTTCTGGCTGGGTTGGGTGCGTTCTTGCACTGCTTGGCTACCAAATACAGATGCTTTGTGGCAAGAACTTTTAGTTTTGCGCGAACTTCGTGCCGATAGTTACGCCGCATCCCAAGTTGATCCCCTGTTACTAGCAGAATCACTGTTATTAGTGGTTAGTAATGGTTCTGTATTTTCACAATCAGAAATTTGCTGTGCAGCTTTGGGTGATAGTGTAGGCGATCGATTGGAACAAAGAATAGAAGCCTTATTAGCACCACCAAATCACACCCCAGAAGCCAAATTCCCATCTTGGCATGGTTTTATTTTGGCGCTGCTGCCCTTACTAACTGTCATATTTCACACTTGA
- a CDS encoding BON domain-containing protein, translating into MKKVFSLLVTGFLLVGNFGCQEAPTNTSGANQVPAKQASETTKTTGKIIKSTVKETPISVINSNTKDKTGTNKTVATKTEGDIKALVSNKLQVGIPGNKLVVENQQGEITIKGIASSQQELEKAEKLVKEVKGVKTVKVEAKVEPSNRS; encoded by the coding sequence ATGAAAAAAGTGTTTTCCCTATTAGTGACCGGCTTTCTATTAGTTGGTAATTTTGGCTGCCAAGAAGCTCCCACAAACACCAGTGGAGCTAATCAAGTACCTGCAAAACAGGCATCTGAAACGACAAAAACCACAGGTAAAATCATCAAATCTACTGTCAAAGAAACCCCAATTTCCGTAATTAATAGCAATACCAAAGATAAAACGGGAACAAATAAAACCGTAGCCACAAAAACTGAAGGAGATATAAAAGCCTTAGTTAGCAATAAATTACAGGTAGGTATCCCAGGTAATAAGCTTGTAGTAGAAAATCAACAAGGTGAAATTACCATCAAAGGTATAGCAAGTTCTCAGCAAGAACTAGAAAAGGCTGAAAAATTGGTCAAAGAAGTAAAAGGCGTTAAGACTGTAAAAGTAGAAGCTAAAGTTGAGCCTAGCAACAGGTCTTAG
- a CDS encoding helix-turn-helix transcriptional regulator, translating into MTVTLTHDEWNELLGEPIHTNEFDSGSKLTEFLWKVPRKLGEGYRQEMDLHSDIWLDFTDLEYNDDVFITSPEGQHDLHFDVLLSGKIVTERGQCGESYTLVCGGGIQQKTVAQIQKNQRLVGLTIGVSRQLLANLFPGKDGDLIPQLRKLFKDDDLHPVFYPQSTPTIYGVAQQIINCPFHGVTKQIYLQGKIFELIALQLAPLLENEEKKQTPSLRPDTIARIHQAREVLRSRMDNPPSSLELAQIVGVSDRTLRRGFRELFGTTVFSYLTVMRMEQAEKLLREGKLTVAEVANIVGYSHLSLFASVFKRQYGIRPKECLMGKKSVS; encoded by the coding sequence ATGACAGTCACTCTAACCCATGACGAATGGAATGAACTTCTTGGTGAGCCTATACACACAAACGAATTTGATTCTGGGTCGAAGTTGACTGAATTTTTATGGAAAGTACCACGGAAATTGGGTGAAGGTTATCGTCAAGAAATGGATTTGCATTCCGATATCTGGCTGGACTTTACTGATTTGGAATATAACGATGATGTATTTATAACATCTCCTGAAGGTCAACATGATCTACATTTTGATGTTTTGCTTTCAGGAAAAATTGTGACTGAACGCGGTCAATGTGGAGAAAGTTATACTTTGGTTTGTGGTGGTGGGATTCAACAGAAAACTGTTGCTCAAATCCAAAAAAATCAACGCCTTGTGGGGTTGACCATTGGGGTATCCCGTCAACTCCTAGCAAATTTGTTTCCAGGAAAAGATGGAGACTTGATACCACAACTGCGGAAATTATTTAAGGATGATGATTTACATCCAGTATTTTATCCCCAAAGTACCCCAACAATATATGGAGTAGCGCAACAAATTATCAATTGTCCCTTTCATGGGGTGACAAAACAAATATATTTGCAGGGGAAAATATTTGAGTTAATCGCCTTGCAGTTAGCTCCCCTTTTGGAGAATGAAGAGAAAAAGCAAACACCATCACTGAGACCAGATACGATTGCGCGAATTCATCAGGCTAGGGAAGTTTTGCGATCGCGGATGGACAATCCACCATCATCATTAGAGTTAGCACAAATAGTTGGAGTCAGCGATCGCACCCTTCGACGTGGTTTCCGGGAACTGTTTGGTACGACTGTATTTAGTTACCTAACTGTTATGCGGATGGAACAAGCCGAAAAACTTTTGCGGGAAGGAAAGCTTACTGTCGCAGAAGTGGCGAATATTGTGGGTTATTCTCATTTAAGTTTATTCGCCAGCGTGTTTAAGCGGCAGTATGGTATCCGTCCCAAAGAATGTTTAATGGGGAAAAAGTCCGTATCTTGA
- a CDS encoding retropepsin-like aspartic protease family protein yields the protein MIKNDWRQEKKNIKLAVIAVIPTLLCLMFSHTVNAEDPGECFMITTSGRTIPLRKLCGGTKTVQNNAERVFRVPIKRRLGRTPVIDVTFNDKKTFEMIVDTGANNTLIPLKLAIALQLQPTGVMKAQIADGTQVEFSTSKVKSIAAGGAIAKNIQVAIAPKAEFGLLGHDFFGNYDIKILETEVEFHPR from the coding sequence ATGATAAAAAATGACTGGAGGCAGGAAAAGAAAAATATTAAATTAGCTGTAATAGCAGTGATACCAACACTGTTGTGTTTGATGTTTTCCCACACTGTTAATGCTGAAGATCCAGGCGAATGTTTTATGATTACTACCTCTGGTAGAACCATTCCCTTGAGAAAGCTGTGTGGTGGTACAAAGACAGTTCAAAACAACGCAGAGAGAGTTTTTCGGGTTCCTATCAAACGGCGATTGGGTAGAACGCCTGTGATTGATGTGACCTTCAATGATAAGAAAACCTTTGAAATGATTGTCGACACAGGTGCGAACAATACCTTAATACCTCTAAAGTTAGCGATCGCTCTCCAACTCCAGCCTACAGGGGTGATGAAGGCTCAAATTGCTGATGGTACACAAGTGGAATTTTCTACTAGTAAGGTGAAATCGATCGCAGCTGGTGGAGCCATAGCTAAAAACATCCAAGTGGCGATCGCACCAAAAGCAGAATTTGGTCTACTAGGGCATGATTTTTTTGGCAACTACGACATCAAGATTTTAGAAACAGAGGTAGAGTTTCATCCTCGGTAA